Within the Nitrospira sp. CR1.1 genome, the region CCAACGCCAGCATCATGAGGACACCAAGCGCATAGGGAATCATACAGGAATACAGCACCGCATTGAATGCTCGATCCGGGGCATTCGACTGAATGGCGCGATCCTTGTAGATAAACTCGTAGGCAAGAATCAGCAGGGTGAGGGTCAATACGAAAACCCGGCTCGTACGCGGCCAGGTGTAATGACCGCTCACAATGAAATTGGCCGTAAAGAATCCGCTGGACACGAAGAGCAGCGGCGCGAGCACATACCGAAGGCTGTGCGAAAAGAACACATGCCAGGCCGGCCTGGTCGAACGCTGCTGCGGATCCAGTAACAGGGTCATGACCCGACGGGCGCGGGTTGGCTGGACGGAGCCGAAGGGGTTTGTTTGGCCTGCTCTGCGGCGGTTTTGCAGGTTTTGCACATCCGCGGGCGCTGCTTGAGGAAGCTGATTTTCCCGCTCGCAAGGCAACTATAATGAACGAACTCGTCGCAGACTGCACAGCGCGACCATCCCCCGCGGAGCATCGTCTTATCGCGGTACAATCCCTGGTTGCACACCTTGCAGTTCCGGGGTTCGATCCCCAGCAGCATCGGCTCCCAGTCACCACCGCCATTGCGAAGAATATTCATGGGGCGGCAGTATAACGAAGGGGTCCAAGAAAAAACAAGGAGGGAAGGGGAGGAAGGAGGCGATGCACATCAACCTAGGCGCGCAGTGAAGGACTGCCAGGTGAGCTCCTTGGTAAGAGACGTAGGAATGATCGAATGCCTATGTCGCGCGTTCCACGAATAAGAGGATGCCGGTGAGGCCCGGCTTCATTGACACCCCTTCAACCCATTTGCTACTCTCCGCGCCGGTTCTACACCATTCCTGATCGGCACCCTATATACCCATGAACATTAAGGACTATCTCGAACACAACCGGCTTGCGGTGGACCGATTCCTGGATGAGGTTAGCCCTCCGGCTGCCACCCCGCCGACGACGCTCCACGAGAGCATGCGCTATAGCCTGATGGCCGGCGGCAAGCGGGTCCGCCCGATCTTGACGATCGCTGCGGCCGAAGCAGTAGGGACGACGCCGCCCGGGCTGATGGCCGTCGCCTGTTCGCTGGAGTTCATCCATACCTATTCCCTGATCCACGACGACTTGCCGTCGATGGACAACGATGACTTTCGCCGGGGCAAACCGACCAACCACAAGGTCTATGGCGAAGCGATGGCCATTTTGGCGGGTGACGCGCTGCTGACCATGGCCTTCGACTTGATCAGCCACCCCGACCTCATGAAGGGCTGCGAACCCTCGCGACAGATACGCATCATACGGGAATTGGCCTACGGCTCCGGAAACTTGGGCATGGTCGGCGGCCAGGTCTTCGACATTCAGGCCGAGAACCAGGATATCGACCTGCCCACGCTGCAGAACATTCACAAACACAAGACCGGGATGCTGATCCGGGCCGCCGTTCGCATGGGGGCCATCGCCGCAGGCGCCTCCGATCGGCAACTCGACGACCTCACCGGCTACGCTGAGGACATCGGGCTCGCATTCCAAATTGCCGACGATGTGCTGAACGTGACGGGCACCCGCGAGGAATTGGGCAAGAATCCGAACACCGATGCGGAACGCGGCAAGAAAACCTATCCAACGTTTTATGGCGTTGAAGGGGCCAAGCAACTGGCCGATGACTGCGTGACTCGCGCCAACGACCGTCTCGCCTCCTTCGGCGCCAAGGCCGATCCCCTCCGCGAGCTGGCCCGCTATATCACCGCACGAAAAAACTGACGTGAGGCGTGAAACGTAAGACGTGAAACGCAATCTCCTCGATCACGCGCTCATCTCCCGTCACTCACATTTCACCATTCACGCTTCACGCCTCACGAGGGTGTACCCATGAATGCTCTCGTGACCGGAGCAACCGGGTTTGTCGGTGGGGCCGTGGCGCGTGCGCTGGTCCAAGCCGGCGCGGAGGTCCGCGTCCTCACGCGCAAAGGCGCCGATCTGCAAAACCTGGCCGGGCTTCCGGTCAAACAAGTGCATGGAGACCTCCGCAATCGCGACTCCCTTCGCCAGGCCCTACGCGGCTGCCGGCAGCTCTATCATGTGGCGGCACATTACGCCCTCTGGGCCAAAGATCCGTCGATCTTCTACGACATCAATGTCACCGGCACGAGGAACATTCTCGAGACAGCGCGCGAGGTCGGTGTAGAGCGCAGCGTGTATTGCAGCACGATCGGTGCGATCGGGTTGCCGCCGGGCGGAGGACTCGGCACCGAAGAGACGCCGGTCTCGCTGGAACAGATGGCGGGACATTACAAACGTTCCAAATATCTCGCCGAACAAGAAGTACAGAGACTCGCGCAGGAAGGCCTGCCGGTTGTCATCGTCAACCCGAGTGCGCCGGTCGGGGCAGCCGACGTGAAACCGACCCCCACCGGGCAGATCATCGTGGACTTCATGAAGGGCCGCATGCCCGCCTATATCGAAACGGGTATGAACCTGATCGATGTGGACGACGTAGCCCAGGGCCACCTGTTGGCGATGCAGAAGGGCCGTCAGGGAGAACGCTACATCCTCGGCAATAAAAATCTGTTGTTGAACGAGGTGTTTCAGATCCTCAGCCGGATCACCGGGGTGAAGGCGCCCTCCGTCAAGCTGCCGCGCCTGGCCATCCTGCCGCTCGCCTACGCGAATCAGTGGATCGCGAACCTGACCGGCGTGCCCCCACGTATCCCGCTCGAAGGCGTGAAGATGGCCAAGTATAAAATGCATTACGATTGCAGTAAGGCCATCCGCGAACTCGGCTTACCGCAAACGCCGGTCGAGGTCGCGCTGGAAAAGGCGGTGAGGTGGTTTCGCGAGCATGGCTATGCCTAATCGGATGCTGAAACAGGCCTCCAGCTGCGTTCTCGGCTCGGCAAGATCCTCAACGTACCCCCAAGGGTACGCCTGCGGCCTTGCCGGAAGACCTGTTTGAGCATCCTCAACGTACCCGATGGAACTTCTCCTTCTTTTTGCGAAGACGATCCTCCTCCGCCCCTACGTGTTCGCCTTTCTGGCGGCGTTCTTGTTTTCAGCCATTGCGCTGATCGGCTGGCCGCGGACGTGGCGGTTCTGGCTCATCAGCTGGATGACGGCCTTCGTCTGTGAGTACTCCTCCACGCGTAACGGCATTCCCTTCGGTTGGTACCACTACAACGGGTCCACGGTCGGCCAGGAACTCTACGTTTCCAATATTCCGTTCATGGATTCGATCTCGTTTTCGTTCCTACTCTTCGCCAGTTATACGCTCGCGCTCATGTTGCTCCTGCCGATGGCACAGGACCACCGAGGACCGGGCCTGCGACTCCCCCGCCTTTCGTTCGCGCCCGCCGAGCGGACTTCCTGGCCGGTGTTCATCTTGACCGTGCTGTTCTTTGCCTTCATCGACATGGTGATCGATCCCGTGGCACTGCGCGGCGACCGCTGGTTCCTCGGCAAGATCTATTATTATCCCGATCCTGGCGTGCACTACGGCGTGCCGATGGCCAACTATATCGGCTGGGCGGTCGTCGGGGCGATTTCGCTCCTGGTCTATTTTCCCCTCGACCAGCGGCTGGCCGACCCGCTCCCGCCGCATACACCGTCGACGACGCACCGACTCCTCCTGGGAACCGGCCTCTATTATGGCGTGTTGATCTTCAACCTGGCGGTCACCTTCTGGATCGGCGAGTCACTCCAGGGCACGACCGGCCTCTTGATGTACGTGCCGGTCACTGCCATGCTCCTGCTACGATTGCTCGCCCCTGCGCCGGCGTCCGCGTAATCCGCGTGTTCCGCCTGTGGCGAAGCGGGGCCAATTGGCATTCATTCGACTGAGACGGTATAGTGGAGAACGGCGCGACGCCAGCGCAGGAAGGTTTGTCTCTGATGAAGAAAATTTGCGGACTCTTGATGATCGGCTTCCTCGCGACCCTGGGAATTCTCGGGTGGTTCGGTTACCAATCCTACACGACCGGGTTCAGCGCCAAAGCCGAACCGAACGAGTTGGAAGTGTTGATCGCCAGGCAAGTTCGACATCTGGCCATCCCATATGAAAATAGGCGACTCCGCAATCCCCTGCCCGTCACGCAAGAGATGATGAAGGAAGCCCGCGCCCATTTCGCCGACCATTGCGCCTCCTGCCATGCCAACAACGGCAGCGGGGACACGGTGATCGGGAGGAATGTGTACCCGAAAGCGCCGGACCTCCGCCTCCCCGACACACAAACGATGTCGGACGGCGAGCTGTTCTTCATCATTCAAAACGGCATTCGTTTCACGGCCATGCCCGGCTGGGGTACCGGCGACCCGGCGAAGGACAGCGGGAGCTGGGAACTCGTGCATTTCATTCGTCACCTGCCCAGCATTACCGAAGAAGAACTGCAGGAAATGGCCGCCCTGAATCCCAAGACGAAGAAAGAGTTACAAGAAGAATTGCTGATCGACCAGTTCCTGAGCGGAGACGACGCCGCCGCGTCCAAGGCCGCCGGCGCGCACCGCCATTAATGCACCAACGAAAGGACCCCCCGTGACATTCCTTCGACTCTTTATCGCCGCATTCCTTCTCATCTGCGCACCGGCTATCGTCGCCGCCCACGGCAGCGGGCAACATGTGCTCGGCGTCGTCTCGGCCATTGATGCCACCCACATGGAAATCAAAACTCCGAAGGGCCAGATGGTCTCGGTTCGCCTCACGGACAAGACCCAGTACAAGGTGCGCAATCTACGCCGCCCGAAGAGTCCGCCTCAGGTGGGAGACCGGGTGGTCGTCGAAGCGGAGAAAGGGACCGATGGTCTGACGGCGACGGAAGTGCATTATTCTGATTCGCAACCGAAGGCAGCCCAATAACCCTCCATGCGCGTGTTTCAACTTTCTCACAACCAGCAAGCCAGACCGGGCGGCGACGGCCTTCGGCCGTTGATGATGAGGGTCCTGATCATGGGCCTCGCCGTCTTTCTGGCCGTGACCACTGTGCCCGGCATTGAGTCCGACAGTCTCGGTGCCGGGGTGGCCGCCGTGCTGGTCCTGACGCTGCTGAACAGCCTGATTCGCCCGCTGTTGTACCTGCTGGCGCTCCCGCTGATCGTCGTGTCCCTCGGTCTGTTCATGGTCGTCATTAACGCCTTGTTGCTGCAACTCACGGCTGCCCTGGTCAAAGGGTTTACCGTCGCCGGATTCGGCGCGTCTTTCTGGGGCGCCCTCGTCATCAGTCTGGTCAGCAGCATTCTCAACATGCTGCTGGTGGTCGAACAGAGCCGGATCGAACCGGGCCAGCGTCCGCAACGCCCGCCAACCATCATCAATCCCGACGGGTCAGAGCATTCGTGAGGGCTGCGTCTTTCCTTGAGTTACTCTGATATGACTGTTACAATGCGCCCCGGCGCTCGATCTTCACCGCAGAGAGCGTACAACCTATAACCGGCATCGTGTTTCGAACGTGCTGCGGGGCATGGTTCACGATCAGCGCTGAACGCGCCGATCGACAATCGCCGCCCCCCTGCATGATCGCAAGCATCCTGCATAGAGGTCGATGAGTCCTCCAGTCGAACCAGCGAAAGCCACAGCGGAAACCCATCTTCAACGCACCCTGACCTCGGTCCTCAACGGATTGCCGGCTGATGCCGCGCTGGTCGCGATTTTCCATCAGGAACAGGGTCCGTTGACCACGCAGGTGCATCGAGGATTTACCCCGCGGGACGTCCAATCGATCGGCCGCACGTTGTCCTCGCAGAAGGTGTTCACGTCGGTTCCGGTCGGGAACGATCCCGAAGCGTCGCGCACCATTCGCCTTCGCCTGATCACCCCTGGCGCCAAGTCGCTCCTCGGCATGCCGCTCCGCCACAAGAACCGCACCTATGGATTTCTGGTCATCGGGCGGAAAGACAATGCGGTCTATGCCAAAAAAGACAAGACCATGCTCGAGCAGGCCGGCGACGACATTACCAAGGCCCTCGAGCGCGACAGCCTCTTCGACCTCAACGTGCTGCTCAGTCGCCCGCTGGTGCTGCAGGAGCCGCAACCGGTCATTGCCGCCCCCGATGTCTACAATGCCCCAACCTCCCACGCCACGCCTGAAATCCAAGGGAAAATCGTGGTGCTGCTGAATGAGCTGAACCAAACCCTGGCCTTCGATCGCGCCTGGATCGGCGCCTATGACCCACTCGCCGGCAACGTGGAAGTTCTGGGAATCGCCGGGGAACAAAAAACCGACCCCAAAGACCAAAAGAAAGATCTCAAAGCAGGCCAGCGCCTGACACTCGATGCCTCCGCCGCCGGGTGGGTGGTGCGTCACCGGAAGCCGCGGGTCGACCATGATCTCGCCTCCACGCAGGGGCGCTTTCTCGATCACAAGCACTTGTACAAGGACCGTTTCCAGTCGTCGTTGGTTCTGCCCTTCTTCTTGCGCGGCCAAGTCGGGGGAACCATCACGCTGGCATCGAAGGAAGCAGACCGGTACACGGTACCCGATGCCCGCCTGCTCGAGCCGATCAACCTCAAGTTGGTGGATCTGCTCCAGACTGCGCCTCCTTCCGCGGCAGGCGCCCCTAAAGTCGAAGGAGCGGCCGATTCCGAAGCTGGTTCCGCGGCGCTGATTTCAGCTGAGCCGGTGATCAGAAAACAGGAACGGCAGGCCGCCATTGGAGAGTTCAGCGCCTTCCTCGCCACTGAGATCAGGGAGCCGCTGGGCTCCATTCGCGCCCAGTTGGAAGAGGTCACTGCGGAGGGCATTCTCGATTTCGACCCGCAGACCCGTGTCGAGAACGCCATGCGAGACCTGATCCGCATCGAAGCGATTTTGAACGAAATCCTCGATTTCGCCAAACCACTGGATCTCACGCGCCGGCTCTGCCGCGTCCCGGAAATGGTCGAAAACGCGCTGACCGTCGTCGCCACCGAACTGGAAGCCACCCGCATTCAAGTGGTCAAAGAATATCCCGGGCTTCTCGCCCCGGTGCGTGCCGATGAAGCCAAGATGCAGCAGGTTTTCCTTAGCATTTTCAAAAATGCGATCGAGGCCATGACCCCGGGTGGAATCCTGACGATCACCATGAACAACCAACGGGCCGGAAAACATCTGGAAGTCCAGATCCTGATCAAGAATAACGGAACGCCGATCCCGCCGGAACATGTCGACAAGGTCTTCGAGCCGTTCTTCACGACAAAACGCTCCGGCACGGGCCTCGGTCTCGCCACGGTCAAAAAGATCGTGGAGGAGCATCAGGGCAGTATCGGGATTTCAGGCACACCCGGCGAAGGCACGACGGTAACCATTCGCCTGCCCGGTGTCAGCCGTGGGCCTGCGCATCGTTATCGGGGGCGCGGCCGCCGCCCGCCGCGCCGCCCCACCGCCGCCTCCTAATTCGGCTTTTACTTTTCAAAATTCGAAGGTTGTATCTCTCACAACTTATCCCTCAGCGCGTTTTCTCTCGCGTCGAACAACGTCTCCTCCTAGGTCCGGCCAGTCGCGCGCGTGCGCCGAACATGCCATTATCCTTCGCATTCATACGGACCGGCGGGGTGAGCCTTCTCCTGCGCGCGTCCAACGAGGGCCTTCTGAGGCCGCGCGTTGCGCGAGCAAAGGAGGCTCTCGCGCCGGTCATCCGCTTTACCCACTGGCTGCGCCAAAAGGCCGCTTTTCACAAGCAAAGCCGATTCAAGGTCACATCCCTCCGAACCAATCGCCCACATACCTGCGGGTGGTCATCGAGGCCGTCCGCCTGCGCGCATGGGCCGAGCACATTCCGATGGTGCGCGGTCTGCGAGCAACTGGATGGCCTCATGACCACCCACTCTCCTCCCCCCTTTATTCTTGACACGGCTTCTTCAGGCAGCTAATATTCCGGCACTCTTAAGGCTTTTAACGTCTATATACTCGACCACCATACTTTCACATTCTTTCAAAGGAGTAGGGGTATGAAACTCGTGATCGGCAGCGTCGCGACCCTTGCAGGTGTACTGTTTTTGTGTTCGATGGCCTCCGCAAACCCGGCGCTGTTGCCGAAGCACGAAGGTTATCCGATGAAGAACGACGGTAGCCCGGTGAACGGACAGCCGACGGCCAATGATCCCGGACAAAAGGACGCACGCGGGGAGTCCACCTTGCTCAAGTCCTTCGAATCCACGAAGCATGCCGAACAGAAGTTGACCAAAACGGACAATGCCCGGATCACCGAAGGCCAGGGCGCAGGCCGCTTGCCGAACGTGCAGGGCCCGCAGATCAAGATCGAGCCGCCTGTGACCTCAGCAACGAAGATCACCGGCGAGCGCAAGATCGACTAGTTTTTAATTCTTCCGACTCTGTTCTCCAACGGGGAAGCCGCACACCGGCTTCCCCGTTTTTATTTCTTGGGACTAGAGAATCTGGCGGTGGTACGGCGGGGCTTGGACGGCTCCATTGTCAGACGAAACCGCCAGGGCTTGTGCGCCCACTCACCGGCATAATCCACGCCGATACGCGGATGGGT harbors:
- a CDS encoding geranyl transferase; protein product: MNIKDYLEHNRLAVDRFLDEVSPPAATPPTTLHESMRYSLMAGGKRVRPILTIAAAEAVGTTPPGLMAVACSLEFIHTYSLIHDDLPSMDNDDFRRGKPTNHKVYGEAMAILAGDALLTMAFDLISHPDLMKGCEPSRQIRIIRELAYGSGNLGMVGGQVFDIQAENQDIDLPTLQNIHKHKTGMLIRAAVRMGAIAAGASDRQLDDLTGYAEDIGLAFQIADDVLNVTGTREELGKNPNTDAERGKKTYPTFYGVEGAKQLADDCVTRANDRLASFGAKADPLRELARYITARKN
- a CDS encoding NAD-dependent epimerase/dehydratase family protein yields the protein MNALVTGATGFVGGAVARALVQAGAEVRVLTRKGADLQNLAGLPVKQVHGDLRNRDSLRQALRGCRQLYHVAAHYALWAKDPSIFYDINVTGTRNILETAREVGVERSVYCSTIGAIGLPPGGGLGTEETPVSLEQMAGHYKRSKYLAEQEVQRLAQEGLPVVIVNPSAPVGAADVKPTPTGQIIVDFMKGRMPAYIETGMNLIDVDDVAQGHLLAMQKGRQGERYILGNKNLLLNEVFQILSRITGVKAPSVKLPRLAILPLAYANQWIANLTGVPPRIPLEGVKMAKYKMHYDCSKAIRELGLPQTPVEVALEKAVRWFREHGYA
- a CDS encoding carotenoid biosynthesis protein, whose product is MELLLLFAKTILLRPYVFAFLAAFLFSAIALIGWPRTWRFWLISWMTAFVCEYSSTRNGIPFGWYHYNGSTVGQELYVSNIPFMDSISFSFLLFASYTLALMLLLPMAQDHRGPGLRLPRLSFAPAERTSWPVFILTVLFFAFIDMVIDPVALRGDRWFLGKIYYYPDPGVHYGVPMANYIGWAVVGAISLLVYFPLDQRLADPLPPHTPSTTHRLLLGTGLYYGVLIFNLAVTFWIGESLQGTTGLLMYVPVTAMLLLRLLAPAPASA
- a CDS encoding cytochrome C, with the protein product MKKICGLLMIGFLATLGILGWFGYQSYTTGFSAKAEPNELEVLIARQVRHLAIPYENRRLRNPLPVTQEMMKEARAHFADHCASCHANNGSGDTVIGRNVYPKAPDLRLPDTQTMSDGELFFIIQNGIRFTAMPGWGTGDPAKDSGSWELVHFIRHLPSITEEELQEMAALNPKTKKELQEELLIDQFLSGDDAAASKAAGAHRH
- a CDS encoding phage holin family protein, producing MRVFQLSHNQQARPGGDGLRPLMMRVLIMGLAVFLAVTTVPGIESDSLGAGVAAVLVLTLLNSLIRPLLYLLALPLIVVSLGLFMVVINALLLQLTAALVKGFTVAGFGASFWGALVISLVSSILNMLLVVEQSRIEPGQRPQRPPTIINPDGSEHS
- a CDS encoding GAF domain-containing protein; this translates as MSPPVEPAKATAETHLQRTLTSVLNGLPADAALVAIFHQEQGPLTTQVHRGFTPRDVQSIGRTLSSQKVFTSVPVGNDPEASRTIRLRLITPGAKSLLGMPLRHKNRTYGFLVIGRKDNAVYAKKDKTMLEQAGDDITKALERDSLFDLNVLLSRPLVLQEPQPVIAAPDVYNAPTSHATPEIQGKIVVLLNELNQTLAFDRAWIGAYDPLAGNVEVLGIAGEQKTDPKDQKKDLKAGQRLTLDASAAGWVVRHRKPRVDHDLASTQGRFLDHKHLYKDRFQSSLVLPFFLRGQVGGTITLASKEADRYTVPDARLLEPINLKLVDLLQTAPPSAAGAPKVEGAADSEAGSAALISAEPVIRKQERQAAIGEFSAFLATEIREPLGSIRAQLEEVTAEGILDFDPQTRVENAMRDLIRIEAILNEILDFAKPLDLTRRLCRVPEMVENALTVVATELEATRIQVVKEYPGLLAPVRADEAKMQQVFLSIFKNAIEAMTPGGILTITMNNQRAGKHLEVQILIKNNGTPIPPEHVDKVFEPFFTTKRSGTGLGLATVKKIVEEHQGSIGISGTPGEGTTVTIRLPGVSRGPAHRYRGRGRRPPRRPTAAS